Genomic DNA from Nitrospinaceae bacterium:
CCCCGCGTCACCCAGTGTCCAACACGGTACATACTGCCCGGCTCAAGGTTCCTTTCATTAGCGGCAAGGGTGTCGAGCGTTGCCTTCTCCATCTCCTCACGGCTCATGCCCGGATCGATTCGCACATAGCGAAGAGAGCGATAAAGGCGATCAATGTGATCGCTCAATCGATAGAGACGGCCATCGAAGCAAGGTGTCACCTCATAGACCCCGTCCCCCCAGAGAAATCCGCGATCAAACGGAGATATCCTTGCCTGACTCTCCTCGACAATTTCACCGTTCAGATAAAGTACGCGCTCGCCTACCACCGATATTCACCTCTTGTTTTTCTGTACAAGAAAGTGCGACTAATCCGGATTCACACTGGATCAGCCGCACTCATAAAAACCACCCCCTCCGGGATAGTAAATCCATTATACATAAATTCTATACATCAAGGAAAGTCGTATTCAAGGAGAAAAACAAGACATCTAGCAGAAATATAAGGAGTTTCGCGCCTATCGACCTTTGGGCATTAGCTTCCACAAACGCTCGGCATTGCCATGGGCAATGGCGTGAGCTGCTCGGGTGGGTAACTCCTTTAGCGCCTTGGTGAAATACCTTACCGCCCGCCGGTATTTATTCTTGCGCCAGTGCTTATCCCGCACCATGTCGAGAGCAAAAATAAATCGATCAGGGTAGGCGATAAAATGAATATTTCGATGCGTTTTGGGCGAACGGGCGGCCTCAGCATGAAAAAGTTGACTAATTTATTAAGCGCAAATGGATGGTCTGGGTGCCTTTTCAACAACCGCTCAAGACTGGCCATGAACATCGATAAAATAGAGGTCGTTCGGGTCGTGCCCCGGACCAAAATAATCCGCTATTTTGGGAGCGTACGAGACTGGACCGACTAGGAACAAAACAATTGTCGCCAAATTTCGATTCAAGGGTTAGCGTCGTTTTTTCTTGGCTGTGGGCCTCCCCCACCCACCGCCGCCCGGCGTCTCAAGAGAGATGACATCCCCCGCCTTCGCCTCTAACCGCGCCTTTCCGGGCACAGGAAGCCTCTTTTTTCCCCTATAAATAGCATTGCGCCCCGGCTTGCCCGGCTCCCCGCCCTTTAGAGGATAGGGGGCCATCTCCCGGCGCTCGGTCATGAACGAAACCGTCGCATCAACCATCACCTCTATCTCGCGCACAATTCCGTCCCCGCCCCGGTGTTTGCCGCGGCCCCCGCTGCCCCGCCTGACGCCGTAGCGGCGCACACGGTAGGGATAAGCGTGCTCAAGGGCCTCGATAGGCGTGTTCATCGTGTTCGTCAGATGGGAGTGAATTGCATCCTCGCCGGGCCCTAACGGGCCGCCGCCCATACCGCCGCCCGTGGTCTCGTAGTAGGCAAATGGTTTTCCCTGCCGCACACCCGGCCTCGGGTCGATGCCGCCTATGGAAAGATTACTCATCGAGCCGCAGGACGCCGCCGGTATAATTCCTGGGCACGCTTTGGCCAGCGCTCCTAGAATCGCGTCCACCATTCGCTGGCTCGTCTCGACATTCCCGCCGGCCACTGCGGCCGGGAACAAAGCGTTCACTACAGTCCCCTCGGGGGCGATGACTTTTATCGGGTCCATACATCCAGAGTTATTCGGAATATCATAGGGAACAAGACAACGAACGGCGTAATAAGCAGCCGTCCGGGCGATACTCTCAACTGCATTCACGCTGCCTCGCGTTTGGGGGGCAGAGCCGGTGAAGTCCACCAGGAGGCGCTCTCCCTTCACTGTCAGCTTTACCCGAATGGGAACACGTCCGCTCCCAAAACCATCGTCCTCCATCGCGTCCTCAAACTGATACACCCCGTCCGGGATGCCCCGGATAGCCGAGCGCGTCATCCGCTCGGCATAGGCTTGAAGCTCCCGCGTGTAGCGAAGCGTACGGGCAAGGCCGTGGCGGCGGGCGATTTCGAGCACGCGGCGCTCGCCTACCCGATTGGCCGCTATCTGCGCGGCAATGTCCCCCTCCCGCTCCTCGGGGGTGCGCACGTTGGCGAGAATGAGACGGAGCACATCCCCGTCGAGTTCTCCCTCGCGTACAAGCCGAACGGGGGGAATTACAACACCGTCCTGAAAAATCTCAGTCGTAATGCTCATCGAGCCCGGCGCCGTTCCACCCACGTCAGAATGATGGGCGCGATTCGCCACGTAATAGATAAGACGCTTATTTTTTCCCGCCATGAACACGGGCGAGATCATCGTGATGTCGGGCAGGTGATTTCCGCCGTGGAATGGATCGTTGAGCGCCACCACATCGCCCGGATTCAGGTCCATTGTTTCAATTACGTGCTCTACCGACATGGGCATCGAGCCCAGGTGCGCGGGAAGGTGCGCCGCTTGGGCGGCCATTTTCCCCTCGGCATCGAAGATGGCACACGAATAATCCCGCCGCTCCTTGATGTTCGGCGAAAATGAGGAGAGGCAAAGCGCCACGCCCATTTCCTCAGAAGCGGCGAAAAACAGGTTGCGGAACACCTCGAGGAGGACCGGATCGTATGCAGCTCGTCTCTTCACTTTAGCCCCCTCCCCCCACTAGTCACATCAAGTATCAAATTTCCCCACTCGTCCACCCGGCAGGCCGCACCGGGAGGAAGAACTGTAGTCGCACTGAATTCAGTCACAACGGCCGGACCTCGAAATCGGTCTCCCGCAAGAAGAAGATCGCGCTCATAGAGGCGGCCTTTCATTTTTTTCCCATCAAAAATCATCTCGCGCACCCCGGCGAGGGCCTGAGCGGCGCCTCGCCCCCCTGTCTTCACCCGCTTGGCAGAGGGCTTTCGAACACTTCCCGACGCCCTGAGCCGGATTGTGACAATCTCGACGGGACGCTCAGGATTAGATATGCCAAATCGTTCATGGTGTGCCTTATCAAAGGCGGCCCTAAGGCGCGCAGGAGAGACGCTAGATCTACCGAGAGGCAGCGTTAGCTCATAAGACTGGCCGAGATACCTCAAATCTGCGAAACGCTCAGTTCGAAAACGCGCAAACCCCTCGGCCCGCATATCGCGCCCCGCCTCTTTGGTCAGAGCACCGAAGTGGCGGGTGAGCGTTTTTTGATCAACCTGCCCGGCTGGCAGAAGGATTGAGCGCGCAAAATCCTTGACGACATCGGCAGTCAGCATCCCCCGCGCAGATAGAATCCCCGGCTCTCGGGGCACAATCACTGTTGGTATATCCAGAATTCGCGCCAGCGAAACCGCATGCATCCCGCCTGCCCCGCCAAAAGAGATGAGGGTGAAATCTCTCGGGTCAAATCCCCGCTCCACAGATATGAGCCGAATAGCTCCGGCCATATGCTGATCCGCAATTCGAGTGATCCCCTCTGCTGCTGCGGCGGGGTCGAGACCTAGGGAGTTTCCCAACTTCCGGACTCCCCGCGCGGCGGCAACGGCGTCCAGGCGCATCTGCCCGCCGAGGAAACGCTCAGGATCGAGCCTGCCCAAATACAGGTTCGCATCGGTTACGGTAACATCGCTCCCCCTGCCATAGCAGATGGGGCCAGGGTCTGCGCCCGCACTTTCAGGGCCAACGGTGAGCGCTCCGCCCGGGTCACGCCTCGCAATTGAGCCGCCGCCGGCACCAACTGTATGAATATCAATAACGGGCACCCGGATGGGACACCCGGCAACTTCGGTTTCCGAGGTGAAACCAATTGCGCCCTCTAAGAGAGATACATCCGTACTCGTCCCACCCATGTCGAAGGTGATGGCTTTTTCATACCCCGCTCGGCGCGCCACTTCGTAGCCGCCCACAACGCCTCCAGCGGGACCCGAAAGAATGGTGCGAACCGCCTCACGCGAGGCCGTTTCCGACGAGATGACCCCCCCGTTGCTTTGCATGATACGCAAACGACCAGGCCCCATTTTTCTTTCAAGCTCACCCAGATAGCGGCTCATCATGGGCGAAACATAGGCGTTCACGCAGGTGGTGCTAGTCCGCTCATACTCTCGGTATTCGGGAAGGACATGGCTCGACAAAGAGACCGCGATGCCCGCCCGCTCAAGCACCTCGGCCACTTTTTCCTCGTGCGCCGAATTGGCATAGGCGTGCAGAAAACAAACTGCGGCAATTTCGGCCCCCGATTTTTTTATCCTCTCGGTGAGCCGTTTAATTTCCCTACTGGAAATTGGCTCAACAACATTCCCAAGTTCATCGAGACGCTCTTTGATGCCGAATCTAAGGGGGCGTGGAATGAGCGGGGGCGGGCGATGATAGGCCAGATCGTAAAGGTTGTTGCGACTCTGGCGTCCTATCTCAATGACATCCTCGAAACCGGCGGTCGTGATCAGCGCGGCTCTCGCCCCCCTGCGAGTGAGGAGCGAGTTCGTCGCCACCGTCGAGCCGTGAGTCAGGTCAATTCCACCGAGTGATTCACTCTCGGCCAAATCGGCGATGCCATTCAAAATGGCCCGTGAGGGATCATCCGGCGTCGAGGGCACTTTGTGCACACGCACACGGCTACCTCGGATGAGAATAAAATCCGTGAAAGTGCCGCCGGTATCCACTCCGATACGAACCGAGGTCGAATTTGTTTTCTTATTCAAGATGATTGCCTTATCGCCGCCGACGCGGCCACGCCTCGGGGTTGAGGAGATTCTGCGGGCGTTTTCCCGACACGAACGCTCGAATGTTCAGCACCACCCGGTCTGCCATATCTCCCAGGCCTTTGTCACTCGAGGAGCCAATGTGGGGAAGCATAACCACATTTTTCATTTTAAAGAGAGGCGATTTTTGTATCGGCTCCTTCTCGTAAACGTCGAGACCTGCGCCAGCCAGATGACTAGAGCGAAGTGCACGAATAAGCGCACTCTCATCCACGACCGCGCCCCGGGCAGTATTAATAAGAATCGCCCCCGGCTTCATGCGAGCCAACTCATCCTCCCCAATCATGTTCCGCGTATCATCGTTCAATGCCACATGAATAGAAATGAAATCGGATTCCGACAAAAGCCGCTTTAGCGGAAGATAGCCAACACCCAACGCAGCTTCCTCCTTAGGGTCTCTTCGGCTCCGGCTCCAGTAGCTCACCTTCATCCCGAAACCACTGGCCATTCGGGCAACCGCCGAACCGATGCCACCCAAGCCCACGATACCCAGAGCCCGACCAGACAAGCTCTTCCCCGTTAGAAGATTGGGTGTCCATTTATTCCAGCGCCCCGAGCGCATGAAGGCATCGGCCTCGGGTATCCGCCGGGCGACTGAGAGGAGTAGGCCCATCGCCGTCTCAGCCGTGGGTCCAACTACTGCGCCCGGCGTGTTGGTCGCCAAGATACCGCGCTCGGTCGCCGCAGCGAGATCGATATTATCGAATCCGACGCCGAAGTTCGCCACAAGGGCAAGACCAGGTGCCGCGTCCATGAAATCAGCGTCGATGGGATCCTCCACCATGGGGATCACCACCCGGACATTTTTCACCGCGCGCCGATAAACGGAAAAAGAGGGCGCACTCTCGCCCTTGTGAACCTTTAGTTCTGAAAAAGCGCGGAGTTTATCGAAATATTCCGATCGAAATCGCCGGGAGAGGAATACCTGCGGAAGAGCTTTACTACCCGAGGGGGGCATTATTTCCTCAGCTTGGCGAGGGCACCTGCAATTCTGTCGAGGCCTTTTTCAAGGTCTTCCATGCTGTTCGCAAAACACATACGCAAATGCTTTGAGGCGTGGGAACCGAATGCGGAGCCCGGAAGCGTCGCCACCCCCGCAGTGTCGAGCAAATGATCCGACAAATCCTCTGCGCTCATGTCCACCCCACTCACATTCGGAAAAGCATAGAAAGCACCGTCCGGCATTTTGCAGGAAATACCTGGTATCTCATTAAGACCCGAGACGAAAAAATCTCGGCGGCGCTTGAAATCCTCCATCATCGTCTTGCTCTCGGCCTGGTCATCAAGAATTGCTTTCACCCCCGCATGCTGGATGAACGGCGGCACGCAACTCACAGAATTTGTGATTAGTTGGGTCAGCTTATCAGCAATTTCAGATGGCGCCGCGACAAAACCCAGCCGCCAGCCTGTCATGGCGTAGGTCTTCGAGAACGTCTCAAGCATGATCGTCCGCTCGCGCATACCGGGCAGTGTGCCGAGGGAGATATGCTCCCCGTCGAAAAGCATGTGAGCGTACACCTCATCCGAGAGGACGACGATATCATTTTCAATAGCAATCTCGGCGATAGCTTCGAGCTCCTCTCGATCTAGTGTTCCACCCGTCGGGTTATGCGGATAGTTGAGAATCAACAACTGAGTTTTATCCGTCACCCTTTTGCGGAGATCGTCGGCGGTAAAGCGGAAGTTTTTTTCCTCAAGAATGGGGAGCGGCACCGGACTCGCCCCAGCGTAGAGGGTGACAGACTCATAGACTGGAAAACCGGGATCAGGATAGATAACCTCGTCGCCGGGACCGGCAAGCGCCATTATCGTGTAATAGAGAAACGGTTTGCCGCCCGAGCCAACGACAATTTCATCGGGCGTGTATTCACCCCGCCCCATGCGCCGGAAAAATTCACAACAAGCCTCCCGCAACTCAAACACTCCTGCAGAGGGACAATAGTGCGTTTGTCCTGCCTTGAGCTGCGCGTATGCCTCCTCAACGATATTCGAGGGCGTATCAAAATCAGTATCACCTATTTCGAAATGGACGATATCGCGCCCCTGACGCTGGAGTTCATTCGCCTTGGCGAGCACCACAAAAGCGCTTTCGGTCTTGAGTAAATTCATCCGCTCGGCGAACCGCATTTTATTTCCCTCCTGGTTTACACCGTATTTAAGCAATGCCCCCAGCCCGGCTCAGTTCTAATAACACCTCCGGCAAGGGTAGCCCGACGACATTGGTATAGCTTCCAATCACACGATCTACAAAACCACCACCTAGGCCCTGTATCGCATAGGCGCCCGCTTTGTCCATGGGTTCTCCACTATCAACATACCGTCCGATGGATACCTCGTCCAACACACGGAAGCTCACTTGCGTTTCAACAATTCGGGTGCGAGCTGTGCCATCGAAAACCACAGCGAATCCGGTGAGCACTTTATGCGAGCGGCCAGAGAGGCTCGCCAACATCCCTCGGGCATGCTCGGCATCCCGAGGCTTTCCCAAGACCTCATCCTCAAGAACGACAACAGTATCCGCACCCAGCACCAAGAACTCGGACCTTTGGCGAGCAACCCAGGCTGCCTTGGCCAGCGCCCTCGCAATTGCACCTTCTCCCGGCGGCAGCGAGGGATCCACACCTTCCTCTTCTCCCTCTGGCGGAGCCAGAACCTCAAAAGCCAGACCTGCGCCTTCCAACAACTCCTTGCGGCGAGGCGAACCCGATGCCAGCACCAAAGGTTGAATGTGTTCTATCATTTCTCTTCCGGAAGTGGATGAATATGCAAAAGAGGAGAATCAGGGAGCGGGATTAATAATCCCTCTCCACTACATAGTCGGCAATGGCGCGCAGAGAATCAACATGGGTCGAATCGGGTAGAGCTGACAACGCAGATTTGGCTGCCTCGACATAGCTTCGCGCTCTATCAAGCGTATAGGGAATGGATTTGTATTTTCCCATCAGTTCCATGACAAAACTGAAATCATCGGGCGCGATTTCATCAGACTGGATAACAATCTTATTTATCCGCTCAAACTCTTCAGGAGTCGCTGAAGAGCAAACGCGGAGCAAAGGCATCGTGATGTTGCCCTCTCTAAGATCTTTGCCAACC
This window encodes:
- a CDS encoding pyridoxal phosphate-dependent aminotransferase; translated protein: MRFAERMNLLKTESAFVVLAKANELQRQGRDIVHFEIGDTDFDTPSNIVEEAYAQLKAGQTHYCPSAGVFELREACCEFFRRMGRGEYTPDEIVVGSGGKPFLYYTIMALAGPGDEVIYPDPGFPVYESVTLYAGASPVPLPILEEKNFRFTADDLRKRVTDKTQLLILNYPHNPTGGTLDREELEAIAEIAIENDIVVLSDEVYAHMLFDGEHISLGTLPGMRERTIMLETFSKTYAMTGWRLGFVAAPSEIADKLTQLITNSVSCVPPFIQHAGVKAILDDQAESKTMMEDFKRRRDFFVSGLNEIPGISCKMPDGAFYAFPNVSGVDMSAEDLSDHLLDTAGVATLPGSAFGSHASKHLRMCFANSMEDLEKGLDRIAGALAKLRK
- the maf gene encoding septum formation protein Maf, translated to MIEHIQPLVLASGSPRRKELLEGAGLAFEVLAPPEGEEEGVDPSLPPGEGAIARALAKAAWVARQRSEFLVLGADTVVVLEDEVLGKPRDAEHARGMLASLSGRSHKVLTGFAVVFDGTARTRIVETQVSFRVLDEVSIGRYVDSGEPMDKAGAYAIQGLGGGFVDRVIGSYTNVVGLPLPEVLLELSRAGGIA
- a CDS encoding D-glycerate dehydrogenase, which codes for MPPSGSKALPQVFLSRRFRSEYFDKLRAFSELKVHKGESAPSFSVYRRAVKNVRVVIPMVEDPIDADFMDAAPGLALVANFGVGFDNIDLAAATERGILATNTPGAVVGPTAETAMGLLLSVARRIPEADAFMRSGRWNKWTPNLLTGKSLSGRALGIVGLGGIGSAVARMASGFGMKVSYWSRSRRDPKEEAALGVGYLPLKRLLSESDFISIHVALNDDTRNMIGEDELARMKPGAILINTARGAVVDESALIRALRSSHLAGAGLDVYEKEPIQKSPLFKMKNVVMLPHIGSSSDKGLGDMADRVVLNIRAFVSGKRPQNLLNPEAWPRRRR
- a CDS encoding hydantoinase B/oxoprolinase family protein yields the protein MKRRAAYDPVLLEVFRNLFFAASEEMGVALCLSSFSPNIKERRDYSCAIFDAEGKMAAQAAHLPAHLGSMPMSVEHVIETMDLNPGDVVALNDPFHGGNHLPDITMISPVFMAGKNKRLIYYVANRAHHSDVGGTAPGSMSITTEIFQDGVVIPPVRLVREGELDGDVLRLILANVRTPEEREGDIAAQIAANRVGERRVLEIARRHGLARTLRYTRELQAYAERMTRSAIRGIPDGVYQFEDAMEDDGFGSGRVPIRVKLTVKGERLLVDFTGSAPQTRGSVNAVESIARTAAYYAVRCLVPYDIPNNSGCMDPIKVIAPEGTVVNALFPAAVAGGNVETSQRMVDAILGALAKACPGIIPAASCGSMSNLSIGGIDPRPGVRQGKPFAYYETTGGGMGGGPLGPGEDAIHSHLTNTMNTPIEALEHAYPYRVRRYGVRRGSGGRGKHRGGDGIVREIEVMVDATVSFMTERREMAPYPLKGGEPGKPGRNAIYRGKKRLPVPGKARLEAKAGDVISLETPGGGGWGRPTAKKKRR
- a CDS encoding hydantoinase/oxoprolinase family protein, with amino-acid sequence MNKKTNSTSVRIGVDTGGTFTDFILIRGSRVRVHKVPSTPDDPSRAILNGIADLAESESLGGIDLTHGSTVATNSLLTRRGARAALITTAGFEDVIEIGRQSRNNLYDLAYHRPPPLIPRPLRFGIKERLDELGNVVEPISSREIKRLTERIKKSGAEIAAVCFLHAYANSAHEEKVAEVLERAGIAVSLSSHVLPEYREYERTSTTCVNAYVSPMMSRYLGELERKMGPGRLRIMQSNGGVISSETASREAVRTILSGPAGGVVGGYEVARRAGYEKAITFDMGGTSTDVSLLEGAIGFTSETEVAGCPIRVPVIDIHTVGAGGGSIARRDPGGALTVGPESAGADPGPICYGRGSDVTVTDANLYLGRLDPERFLGGQMRLDAVAAARGVRKLGNSLGLDPAAAAEGITRIADQHMAGAIRLISVERGFDPRDFTLISFGGAGGMHAVSLARILDIPTVIVPREPGILSARGMLTADVVKDFARSILLPAGQVDQKTLTRHFGALTKEAGRDMRAEGFARFRTERFADLRYLGQSYELTLPLGRSSVSPARLRAAFDKAHHERFGISNPERPVEIVTIRLRASGSVRKPSAKRVKTGGRGAAQALAGVREMIFDGKKMKGRLYERDLLLAGDRFRGPAVVTEFSATTVLPPGAACRVDEWGNLILDVTSGGRGLK